In the Nocardioides marmotae genome, CGGTGTCGATGTTCTTGGCCGGCAGCGGGCCCTCGACGTCGAAGTCGTCCTTGGCGCGCACGGCGCTGAGCGACTCCTGCATGAAGACGAGGTTCCAGATCTCCAGGAACCGGTCCTCGTCGGCGTTCGGGCCACCGTCGGGGCCGTGCTCGGGCCCGCGGTCGACGTAGATCTCCGAGCAGGGACCGCCCGGGCCGGGCACGCCCATGTTCCAGTAGTTGTCCTTGAGCCCACGCTCCTGGATCCGCTCGTCGGGCAGGCCGGCGACGCTCTTCCACAGCTCGCGCGCCTCGTCGTCGGTCGGGAGCACCGTGACCCAGATCTTCTCCGGGTCGAAGCCCAGGCCGCCGTCCTCGACGGAGCCGGTGATCAGGCTCCACGCGAACCGGATCGCCCCCTCCTTGAAGTAGTCGCCGAAGGAGAAGTTGCCGCACATCTGGAAGAACGTGCCGTGCCGCGTGGTCTTGCCGACCTCCTCGATGTCGAGGGTGCGCACGCACTTCTGGACGCTGACCGCGCGGTCGTACGGCGCGGTCTCCTGGCCCAGGAAGTACGGCTTGAACGGCACCATGCCGGCGTTGACGAACAGCAGGTTCGGGTCGTCGAGCAGCAGCGAGGCGGACGGCACGACCGTGTGCGCGTTGGCCTCGAAGTGGGCCACGAACCGTCGGCGGATCTCCGCGGTCTCCATCAGGTGGTGCCTTCCTCGTGTGGTGCGTCGGTGGTGTCTGGGGTGTTGCTGGCAGTTCTGGTGCTGGTGCGGGGTGCGGCGAGCTCCGGCGTCCCCGCCGGGGTCAGGCCGAGCCGGGCGCGCAGGTCGACCTCGGCGTCCGCCCTGCCCTGCGCGACCTCGTCGCGCAGCAGCCGGGCGCCGAGCGTCAAGCCGTTCCACCGGTCCCGGAGGCCGTCGGCGGTGAGGGCCTCGGCCGCGCGGCGGCCACGCACCATCGCGTAGACCCCCGCCCCGGCCCCGGCGACGAACCAGAGGCCGCGGCTCATCCCGGGGTCCCTGCGGATCCGGGAACGCAGCGAGCGGATTCGTGGGGTGATCTCATGCTGCGCTGCCCTCGTCGAGGGTGCCGCGCCGGCGCGCCTCCCAGTCGCGCCGGGCGGCGCGCAGGTCGGCGCGGCGCTGCTTGCGCGAGCGG is a window encoding:
- a CDS encoding DUF6167 family protein, producing MSRGLWFVAGAGAGVYAMVRGRRAAEALTADGLRDRWNGLTLGARLLRDEVAQGRADAEVDLRARLGLTPAGTPELAAPRTSTRTASNTPDTTDAPHEEGTT